From Candidatus Tanganyikabacteria bacterium:
GGATCCACCTGGTAGAACTTGTCCCACAGCCGCGACATGTGCTCGGGAGCGATACCGATGCCCGTGTCGCACGTCCACGACGGCCTGGTCGGCCCTGCGCTTGACCGCGACCTCGACCCGGCCGCCGGGGGCGAACTTGACGGCGTTGCCCACCAGGTTGAGCACGACCTGCCCGATGCGCTGGGGATCGGCATCCACGGTCAGGGGCCGGGCCGGCAGCTTCAGGCGGAGATTCACCGCGGCGTCGGCGGCCTGCGGCTGCATGCTCGTCACCGCCCCCTCGACGACCATGCCCAGTTCGATCTCGCGCCGCGCCAGCCGGAAGGTGCCGGCCTCCAGGCGGGCGAAATCCAGGATATCGTCCACGATGTGCCGGAGCCTCCGGGCGCCGGCCTGGATCTGCTGGACGAACTCGGCCTGGCCCGCCGTGAGCGCGCCCCCGAGCCCGTCCTCCAGGAACTCGGAGTAGCCGATGATGCTGGATAGCGGCGTGCGGAACTCGTGGGAGGCCACGTTGAGGAAGTTCTGCTTGAGCCGGTCGAGTTCCTCGAGGACGGCGATGCGCTGCTCCTGCCGCTGCTCTGCCAGGACGCGCTCGGTCGCGTCCTGGCAGATCAGCAGCACGCCGCCGGGCTCGTCACTGCCGTACGCGGCCCGGCATATGGCCATGTCCCAGTACGTGACGACCCGGCGGCAGCCACTCTCGGTCGTCAGGGGGTTGCCCTTGATGAAGATCGGCCGGCCCTCGCCGAGCGGGACGTCGAACCGGGGGTTGGGGCGCTCGACCAGGGGGAACACCTCGAAGAGGCGCCTGCCCACGAAGGTCTCGCCAGGCACCGGCGACAGCGCGAGGGCCGCCGGATTGACCCACCGGAAGACCAGGTCGCGGTCGAGGTAGGCGATCACCAGCGGCGCCGTCGCCACCAGGCTCTCGAGGAAGGCGGACTTGCGCGCGAGTTCGGCGCGCAGCCGGGCCTCGTGCACCAGGGCGGCGATCTGATCCGCGAAGACCGCCAGGATGCGCTGATCGGCCTCGAAGTCGAGGACGTGGCCGAAGCCCATGCCGACTGCCCCGAGTGCCTCGCCTCTGTGGATCAGCGGCATGAAGACCGCGGAGCGCATCCCGAGACACTCGGCGTAGCGCCGGACCACGGGGAAGTCGGTGGCCAGCGCGTCCGCGACGATCACCGGTTCCCGCGTGGAATAGGCCCGCACCGCTCCGCTCCGCGGGCCGGCCTCGATCACGTCCCGGAGCAACTGCTCGGGGGTGGGCCCGCCCGCCCCGGCCACGTACAGCGCGCCCAATCTGAGCTCGGGCGGGGAGGGATCGGGCAGCCAGAGGACGCTGAAGACGGCCCCCAGGGCCGCCCCGAGACTCTCGAGGCCGCGGCGCATCGTCGTTTCGATCGGCTCTTCCCGCGCCTGGAGGGAGGAAGCCTCGGCA
This genomic window contains:
- a CDS encoding GAF domain-containing protein, encoding MTTPQLVGYMDFLGRAGESLSGAGSASELIGRCLALLCEETGAFIAALASADASDGRIRFTHSHGCEGKVQEAYNRWYEVSNVASPAADAHGLGQAIVFGDLAAREEGGRYHVAAGLSAALGARSAAFLPLLCQGRSEGALCLLLRERFDLSESLLAVLGAVAGQLGFLVRQGRQEAELERQGAELERRGTEVERRGTELERRGAELERQGEDLGRRGTELERRGAELDRHGEKLERRAALLAEASSLQAREEPIETTMRRGLESLGAALGAVFSVLWLPDPSPPELRLGALYVAGAGGPTPEQLLRDVIEAGPRSGAVRAYSTREPVIVADALATDFPVVRRYAECLGMRSAVFMPLIHRGEALGAVGMGFGHVLDFEADQRILAVFADQIAALVHEARLRAELARKSAFLESLVATAPLVIAYLDRDLVFRWVNPAALALSPVPGETFVGRRLFEVFPLVERPNPRFDVPLGEGRPIFIKGNPLTTESGCRRVVTYWDMAICRAAYGSDEPGGVLLICQDATERVLAEQRQEQRIAVLEELDRLKQNFLNVASHEFRTPLSSIIGYSEFLEDGLGGALTAGQAEFVQQIQAGARRLRHIVDDILDFARLEAGTFRLARREIELGMVVEGAVTSMQPQAADAAVNLRLKLPARPLTVDADPQRIGQVVLNLVGNAVKFAPGGRVEVAVKRRADQAVVDVRHGHRYRSRAHVAAVGQVLPGGSEQHARTRGRGPGPGHRPRAGRGARGAHLGQQRAGQGKPLRVRDPVPGRPSQVAARLRLALKGAWRPPDAETGALGHRRSGWGRARSVGPSLRERSDRRPCRPRWRSEVKRAAP